A section of the Methanococcus vannielii SB genome encodes:
- a CDS encoding 50S ribosomal protein L18: MAQNAKHRVPFRRRREGKTDFRQRLGLLLSGKPRLVARKSLNNIIAQLMAYDEKGDIVLVSAHSRELVKMGYKGHCGNLPAAYLTGLLLGKKAVEEGLEEAILDKGLHRATKGAAIFAVLKGALDAGMDIPCGEEIIADEERLNGTHIKQYAELLKEDEEAYKKQFSKYLEKGLNPEDLPEHFEELKGKILNL, translated from the coding sequence ATGGCACAGAACGCCAAACATAGAGTTCCTTTTAGAAGAAGAAGAGAAGGAAAAACCGACTTCAGACAAAGATTGGGATTACTCTTATCTGGAAAACCAAGATTAGTTGCTAGAAAATCCTTAAATAACATCATTGCTCAGCTCATGGCATACGATGAAAAAGGAGACATCGTATTAGTTTCAGCACATTCAAGAGAACTCGTTAAAATGGGTTACAAAGGACACTGCGGAAACTTGCCTGCAGCATACTTAACTGGTTTATTGTTAGGTAAAAAAGCAGTTGAAGAAGGACTTGAAGAAGCAATTTTGGACAAAGGTCTTCATAGGGCTACGAAAGGAGCAGCAATTTTTGCTGTTTTAAAAGGTGCACTCGACGCAGGTATGGATATTCCATGCGGTGAAGAGATCATTGCTGATGAAGAAAGGTTAAACGGAACACATATCAAACAATACGCAGAACTCTTAAAAGAAGATGAAGAAGCGTACAAAAAACAGTTCTCAAAATATTTAGAAAAAGGATTAAATCCAGAAGACTTGCCAGAACACTTTGAAGAACTGAAAGGAAAAATCCTTAACTTATAA
- a CDS encoding uL15 family ribosomal protein, with the protein MIRKSKKITKQRGSRTCGYGEAKKHRGAGHRGGRGNAGHQKHKWLSVCKFNPEYFGKYGFNRNPCLIKKLETINVGELEEYVLKYKDAFKLKDGKVVVNATEIGFEKILGKGRISTAMVVKAVEFSEGAKEKIEAAGGEFVEL; encoded by the coding sequence ATGATTAGAAAAAGCAAAAAAATCACGAAACAAAGAGGCTCAAGAACCTGCGGGTACGGAGAAGCTAAAAAGCACAGAGGTGCTGGCCACAGGGGTGGTAGAGGTAACGCAGGTCACCAAAAACACAAATGGCTATCAGTCTGTAAATTTAATCCTGAATACTTCGGTAAATACGGATTTAATAGAAACCCTTGCCTCATTAAAAAATTAGAAACTATCAATGTAGGGGAATTAGAAGAATACGTTTTAAAATACAAAGACGCATTCAAATTAAAAGACGGTAAAGTTGTAGTTAATGCTACAGAAATCGGATTTGAAAAGATTCTCGGAAAAGGAAGAATATCAACCGCAATGGTTGTAAAAGCAGTCGAATTCTCTGAAGGTGCTAAAGAAAAAATTGAGGCTGCCGGTGGAGAATTTGTTGAATTATAA
- a CDS encoding MraY family glycosyltransferase, which yields MDLYFLGLLMISFLGSVFLTKFIIKKMANIKYGYDLHKKNKDKVSEMGGISPVIISSSIISLFNPAISILIMLSGFVGVIDDISRLNAREKITLTFLMGLPTVLLLQLSIIPSILLLFGIFLSSNFTNMLAGFNGLEIGLGIILCFFMAAILFINGDITGFKIVSLFLVSYLGLLYYNKFPARVFPGDTGTLPIGAFLATIAVSRGFIIEFGILMFPYVIDAFLKQVTAGVTKKDEVYTPTTIGKEGKLHVKSGYLSLPRLILKRKPMNECKIVVVLWLIGVFFGILSMAYTIYIDFKIFA from the coding sequence ATGGATTTGTATTTTCTTGGACTTTTAATGATTTCATTTTTAGGGTCTGTTTTTCTTACAAAGTTTATAATTAAAAAAATGGCAAATATAAAATACGGTTATGACTTACACAAAAAAAATAAGGATAAAGTTTCGGAAATGGGAGGAATTTCCCCAGTTATAATAAGTTCTTCAATTATTTCGTTATTTAATCCTGCTATTTCAATTTTGATAATGCTTTCAGGTTTTGTAGGCGTAATTGACGATATTTCAAGATTAAATGCAAGAGAAAAAATTACCCTTACCTTTTTAATGGGGCTACCTACTGTTTTACTACTACAACTATCAATTATTCCTTCAATTTTACTTTTATTTGGGATTTTTTTATCTTCAAACTTTACAAATATGCTTGCAGGATTTAATGGACTCGAAATAGGACTTGGAATAATATTATGTTTTTTCATGGCTGCTATTTTATTTATAAACGGCGATATTACTGGTTTTAAAATAGTGTCACTGTTTTTAGTATCTTACTTAGGTCTATTGTACTACAACAAGTTTCCAGCAAGGGTTTTTCCTGGAGATACGGGAACCCTTCCAATAGGGGCATTTTTAGCAACTATTGCAGTATCTAGGGGTTTTATAATTGAATTTGGAATTTTAATGTTTCCTTATGTTATTGATGCGTTTTTAAAACAAGTAACTGCAGGGGTTACTAAAAAGGATGAAGTATATACTCCAACAACTATTGGAAAAGAGGGGAAACTTCATGTGAAAAGTGGTTATCTTTCACTTCCGAGGCTGATACTGAAAAGAAAGCCCATGAATGAATGCAAAATAGTAGTTGTATTATGGTTAATCGGGGTATTTTTTGGAATTTTGAGTATGGCTTATACCATATACATTGATTTTAAAATTTTTGCATAG
- the dcd gene encoding dCTP deaminase, protein MILSDKDILNYVNSGRVCINPFNRNFVGPCSYDVTLGEEFITYNEDVYDVKKQLSHRSFKIDNSIMVCPLHHHLDEKIIERYKEKYSIDCVVSGGLLGTTNEYVELPNDVCAQYQGRSSFGRVFLQSHQTAGWIDSGFKGKITLEIVAYDKPVILYKNQRIGQLIFSKTLSPADIGYSDRKCSKYARQTSVMPSLIKKDFENDLEE, encoded by the coding sequence ATGATATTAAGTGATAAGGATATATTAAATTATGTTAATTCAGGACGAGTATGTATAAATCCATTTAATAGAAATTTTGTAGGCCCTTGTTCTTATGACGTAACACTTGGAGAAGAATTTATAACATATAACGAAGATGTTTATGACGTTAAGAAACAGTTAAGCCATAGGTCTTTTAAAATAGATAATTCAATCATGGTATGCCCGTTACACCACCACCTTGATGAAAAAATCATTGAAAGGTACAAGGAAAAATACAGTATTGATTGTGTTGTAAGCGGCGGACTTTTAGGAACGACTAATGAATACGTTGAGCTTCCAAATGATGTCTGTGCACAATACCAAGGAAGAAGCAGTTTTGGAAGGGTATTTTTACAGTCCCATCAAACTGCAGGGTGGATTGATTCAGGTTTTAAAGGAAAAATTACTCTTGAAATTGTAGCATACGATAAACCAGTAATTCTTTATAAAAATCAAAGGATAGGGCAGTTAATATTTAGTAAAACACTCTCTCCAGCAGATATTGGATATTCAGATAGAAAATGTTCAAAATATGCACGACAGACTTCAGTAATGCCATCACTTATTAAAAAAGACTTTGAAAACGACTTGGAGGAATAA
- a CDS encoding STT3 domain-containing protein — translation MGELTDKISNFFKKNEKIKLFLIILFIGLMSFQIRAQTADMEFTESSYLKEMFSDENGRMYLTGLDPYYYLRQSENYLNSGYSHVGETMLEVDGKKVPYDTIQYAPPGRSVGPASILSVVTVIVYSIWNSIDPTVTMLNAAFWVSPLTSILIGIPVFFIIRRNTLSNIGGLTGAFLIITSPSLLYKTSGGFADTNVFEILPLLFIVWMIMEAIHAQNNLKKSIVFGSLAALFVGIYPLMWSGWWYAFDITASFLVLYTIYEYIIKSKNLKNVSLTSGIFLILGTALVSVTTGISGFFNGILSPIGFTKITESAHAVGWPNVFTTVSELAVPTVNEIIVNSVGDIWLFLAGIFGLILSFVSFRRHKKEYDIKYALYLTLWVLATFYASTKGIRFVALLTPPLAIGIGIFVGQIENILRRYEKKIEYIFYPIIGILSVLTLIKFGSEIPDIILPTTYVPIAVYLSIISGLLLLVYKLSDIISEKDHRVKKIFAVLLSVVIVMPSLAASVPFYVAPTMNNGWKESLDWIGSETPENAVVTCWWDNGHIYTWATRKMVTFDGGSQNTPRAYFVGRAFSTSDEKLATGIFRMLSTSGDSAFDRNSTLFKKTGTVKDTVLILDEILPLNKSDANKVLINTYGLTESESEEVLSLTHPKTTNSNYLITYNRMTDIAPVWSMFGNWDFNLPNSTENSMREMGAYQKLSGSAEVVNGTTVIYVPLQTTSEYSVINVVELTNNEIRTANVVLDSKGQMLQMQNSTFHKLILKVDDKIYENEIDSKGDYSLILRLEKFSEYNYQVYAVVSSKNLENSVYTKLHFLDGYGLDNIKLEKASIDPTNSGVQPGFKVYSVDFGESYLN, via the coding sequence ATGGGAGAATTAACAGACAAAATATCAAATTTTTTCAAAAAAAATGAAAAAATAAAACTCTTTCTAATAATACTATTTATTGGACTCATGAGTTTTCAGATTCGTGCCCAAACTGCCGATATGGAATTTACTGAAAGTAGCTACTTAAAAGAAATGTTTTCCGATGAAAACGGTAGAATGTATTTAACCGGACTTGACCCTTATTACTACCTAAGGCAGTCTGAAAATTATTTAAATAGTGGATACTCCCACGTTGGAGAAACAATGTTGGAAGTTGATGGAAAAAAGGTTCCCTATGATACAATTCAATATGCTCCACCAGGGCGTTCTGTAGGGCCTGCTTCAATACTTTCTGTTGTAACTGTTATCGTTTATTCAATATGGAATTCAATAGACCCAACAGTTACCATGTTAAATGCGGCATTTTGGGTTTCACCACTAACGAGCATTTTAATTGGAATTCCTGTATTTTTCATTATAAGAAGAAATACATTAAGTAATATTGGGGGACTTACTGGGGCATTCCTTATTATAACTAGCCCAAGTCTTTTATATAAAACATCGGGGGGATTTGCAGACACAAACGTATTTGAGATACTCCCGTTGCTCTTTATAGTATGGATGATAATGGAAGCAATACATGCACAGAATAATTTAAAAAAATCTATTGTATTTGGAAGTCTTGCAGCATTGTTTGTAGGGATTTATCCTTTAATGTGGAGTGGATGGTGGTATGCATTCGATATTACTGCAAGCTTTTTAGTGCTTTACACGATATACGAATACATTATAAAGTCAAAAAATTTAAAAAATGTATCATTGACTTCAGGAATATTTCTTATTTTGGGAACGGCCCTTGTTTCAGTAACTACCGGAATAAGCGGATTTTTTAATGGGATTTTATCGCCAATAGGATTTACCAAAATAACCGAGTCAGCACATGCCGTCGGATGGCCAAACGTATTTACTACAGTTTCAGAACTTGCAGTTCCAACTGTAAATGAAATTATAGTTAATTCCGTTGGAGATATATGGCTATTTCTTGCAGGAATTTTTGGATTAATACTATCATTTGTATCATTTAGACGCCATAAAAAAGAGTACGATATTAAGTATGCTCTTTATTTGACACTTTGGGTATTAGCAACATTTTATGCGTCAACTAAAGGGATAAGATTCGTTGCATTATTAACTCCGCCACTTGCAATAGGAATAGGCATTTTTGTTGGCCAAATTGAAAATATTTTAAGAAGATACGAGAAGAAAATTGAATATATATTTTATCCAATAATTGGGATTTTATCCGTACTGACGCTAATTAAGTTTGGTTCGGAAATTCCAGATATAATACTTCCTACAACCTATGTCCCGATTGCAGTTTACCTGTCAATTATTTCAGGATTATTGCTTTTAGTATACAAACTATCTGACATAATATCTGAAAAAGACCATAGAGTTAAAAAAATATTTGCAGTACTTCTTTCAGTTGTAATTGTAATGCCCTCACTAGCTGCTTCAGTTCCATTTTATGTGGCACCTACAATGAATAACGGCTGGAAGGAAAGTTTAGACTGGATAGGCTCTGAAACTCCTGAAAATGCAGTCGTAACTTGTTGGTGGGATAACGGACACATTTACACATGGGCTACAAGAAAAATGGTAACCTTTGATGGAGGTTCACAAAATACTCCAAGAGCCTACTTTGTAGGAAGAGCATTTTCAACTTCAGATGAAAAATTAGCAACTGGAATATTTAGAATGCTTTCTACTAGCGGGGATAGTGCATTTGATAGAAATAGTACACTATTCAAAAAAACAGGTACTGTAAAAGATACTGTTTTAATTTTAGATGAAATACTTCCACTAAATAAGTCAGATGCTAATAAGGTATTAATTAATACTTACGGATTAACAGAATCTGAGTCAGAAGAAGTTTTGAGTTTAACTCACCCTAAAACAACCAACAGTAACTATTTAATTACATATAACAGAATGACCGACATTGCCCCTGTATGGAGCATGTTTGGAAACTGGGACTTTAACCTTCCAAATTCAACAGAAAATAGCATGCGTGAAATGGGTGCTTATCAAAAATTAAGCGGTAGTGCAGAAGTTGTAAATGGGACTACTGTAATATATGTTCCGTTACAGACAACTTCTGAATACAGCGTTATAAACGTTGTAGAGCTGACAAATAATGAAATTAGGACTGCAAACGTTGTATTAGATAGTAAAGGGCAGATGTTACAGATGCAAAATTCAACTTTCCACAAACTTATTTTAAAAGTGGATGATAAAATTTATGAAAATGAAATAGATAGTAAGGGAGATTACAGTTTAATATTAAGGCTTGAAAAGTTCTCCGAATATAATTACCAAGTATATGCAGTGGTTTCAAGTAAAAATCTTGAAAATAGCGTGTATACAAAACTACACTTCCTTGATGGTTACGGCTTAGATAATATTAAGCTTGAAAAAGCATCAATTGATCCAACAAATAGTGGGGTTCAGCCTGGATTTAAAGTATACAGTGTAGACTTTGGAGAATCTTACCTCAATTAA
- a CDS encoding 30S ribosomal protein S5, with amino-acid sequence MAEKRAEKRKFNTDSWEPKTQVGRMVKEGTISDISYIMDKGLPLLEPEIVDVLLPDLEEQVLDVKLVQRMHKSGRRARYRATVVVGNKNGYVGVGMGKSKEVGPAIRKAIAQAKLSLIKVRVGCGSWECGCGSPHSIPFTAKGTCGSVKVELLPAPRGVGLVAGNVAKAVLGLAGVKDAWTTTYGDTRTTYNFAEATFDALNNLNFVRCLPEQKAKLGLTEGRVL; translated from the coding sequence ATGGCTGAAAAAAGAGCTGAAAAAAGAAAATTCAATACCGATTCTTGGGAGCCAAAAACCCAAGTTGGTAGAATGGTTAAGGAAGGAACAATTTCAGACATTAGCTACATTATGGACAAAGGTCTTCCATTATTAGAACCTGAAATTGTAGATGTACTTTTACCCGACTTAGAAGAGCAAGTTTTGGACGTTAAATTAGTTCAAAGAATGCACAAGTCAGGAAGAAGGGCAAGATACAGAGCAACCGTTGTTGTAGGTAACAAAAACGGTTATGTTGGAGTAGGCATGGGCAAATCAAAAGAAGTAGGTCCTGCAATTAGAAAAGCAATTGCTCAAGCAAAATTATCATTAATTAAAGTAAGAGTAGGTTGCGGTTCATGGGAATGTGGTTGCGGATCCCCTCACTCAATTCCATTCACAGCTAAAGGAACATGCGGTAGTGTTAAGGTTGAATTACTCCCTGCACCAAGGGGTGTAGGTTTAGTTGCAGGTAACGTTGCAAAAGCAGTTCTAGGCCTTGCAGGTGTAAAGGATGCATGGACAACAACTTACGGAGACACAAGAACAACCTACAACTTTGCAGAAGCAACATTTGATGCATTAAACAACTTAAACTTCGTAAGATGCCTACCTGAACAAAAAGCAAAATTAGGCCTTACAGAAGGTAGGGTACTCTAA
- a CDS encoding 50S ribosomal protein L30: MAYAVVRVRGSVGVRGDIADTMKMLRLHRVNHCVVIPENDHYTGMIKKVKDYVTYGEIDKETLVSLILKRGRLAGNKRLSEELLKELVELPVDALAEKVLAGEIKLKDTPIKPVFRLHPPRRGYDRGGIKKGFSIGGALGYRAGKINDLLNKMM; this comes from the coding sequence ATGGCTTACGCAGTTGTAAGAGTCAGAGGAAGCGTAGGTGTAAGAGGAGACATCGCTGATACCATGAAGATGTTAAGATTACACCGAGTAAACCACTGTGTTGTTATCCCTGAAAACGATCACTACACAGGAATGATTAAAAAAGTTAAAGACTATGTAACCTACGGGGAAATCGATAAAGAAACCCTCGTAAGTTTAATTTTAAAAAGAGGTAGGCTCGCTGGAAATAAAAGATTAAGCGAAGAACTCTTAAAAGAATTAGTAGAACTCCCAGTTGACGCATTAGCTGAAAAAGTACTTGCTGGAGAAATTAAATTAAAAGACACACCAATCAAACCAGTATTCAGGTTGCATCCTCCAAGAAGGGGATACGACAGAGGGGGAATTAAAAAAGGATTCTCCATTGGTGGTGCCTTAGGTTACAGAGCTGGTAAAATCAACGATTTATTGAATAAAATGATGTAA
- a CDS encoding 50S ribosomal protein L19e produces MDVSTQRRIAAAVLDCGIDRVWVDPENLEKVKMAITKDDIRLLINDGIIVKKQEKGISSARKKEVQEQKRKGKRKGPGSRRGAKGARTPKKEKWMNTIRPLRTLLKELRENEKIERSSYRKLYRMAKGGAFRSRNHMKLYMKEHGILAE; encoded by the coding sequence ATGGATGTATCTACCCAAAGAAGAATCGCTGCAGCTGTTTTGGACTGCGGTATTGATAGAGTATGGGTTGATCCTGAAAACTTGGAAAAAGTCAAAATGGCAATCACAAAAGATGACATAAGACTTTTAATTAACGATGGAATCATTGTTAAAAAACAAGAAAAAGGTATCAGCAGCGCTAGAAAAAAGGAAGTCCAAGAGCAGAAGCGAAAGGGGAAGAGAAAAGGACCTGGCTCTAGAAGAGGAGCTAAAGGTGCAAGAACACCTAAAAAAGAAAAGTGGATGAACACAATTCGGCCATTAAGAACCCTTCTCAAAGAATTAAGAGAAAATGAGAAAATTGAAAGGTCTTCATACAGAAAATTATACAGAATGGCCAAAGGTGGCGCATTCAGAAGCAGAAACCACATGAAATTATACATGAAAGAACATGGAATTTTAGCTGAATAA
- a CDS encoding 50S ribosomal protein L6 has protein sequence MPVAALIREEIEIPGNVSVEVNGSEVVVKSGAKVLKRELAFPGIEIKMENEKVVVESTFPKKNQTAMVGTYRSHIQNMIKGVSEGFEYKLVIRYAHFPMKVTFKGNTVIIDNFLGEKYPRTAKVMEGVTVKVNGEEVIVSGTNKEFVGQTAANIEQATKVKGRDTRIFQDGIYIVEKAGKVL, from the coding sequence ATGCCAGTTGCAGCTTTAATAAGGGAAGAAATCGAAATTCCTGGAAACGTCAGTGTTGAAGTTAATGGCAGCGAAGTTGTTGTTAAATCAGGTGCGAAAGTACTTAAAAGAGAATTGGCTTTCCCTGGAATCGAAATAAAAATGGAAAATGAAAAAGTTGTAGTTGAAAGTACGTTCCCTAAAAAAAATCAAACCGCAATGGTTGGAACATACAGGTCACACATTCAAAACATGATAAAAGGAGTAAGTGAAGGGTTTGAATACAAATTAGTAATCAGATACGCTCACTTCCCAATGAAAGTTACATTTAAAGGAAACACGGTAATTATCGACAACTTCTTAGGGGAAAAATATCCTAGAACCGCAAAAGTCATGGAAGGCGTTACTGTAAAAGTAAACGGTGAAGAAGTTATTGTAAGTGGCACTAACAAAGAGTTTGTTGGTCAAACTGCTGCAAATATCGAGCAAGCTACCAAAGTTAAAGGAAGAGACACAAGAATTTTCCAAGATGGTATCTACATTGTAGAAAAAGCAGGAAAAGTATTGTAA
- the secY gene encoding preprotein translocase subunit SecY: MKIKPILELIPEVKRPLKGVSFKEKIQWTGLVLILYFILGTIDIYMGGAEMPAMFAFWQTVTASKMGTLITLGIGPIVTAGIIMQLLVGSELISLDLSKPMNRALFQGLQKLFGIFLCFLEAVMFVGAGAFGVVNSTLALILVLQLALGAILVIYLDEIVSRYGIGSGIGLFIAAGVAQTIFVGAFGAEGYLWKFFSAMSVGSLGIAFEYILPILSTLFVFLVVVYVESIRVEIPLAHGRVKGAVGKYPIKFIYVSNLPVILAAALFANIQLWGMFLDRMGYPILGQYSNGTAVSGIAYYFSTPYGISNIISDPLHAIFYTLMMVIFCILFGLFWVETSGLDAKSMAKKLGNLDMAIKGFRKSQKSIEQRLKRYIKPITVMGSAFVGFLAAAADFTGALGGGTGVLLTVSIVYRLYEQLVQEQLSELHPAVAKFVGKR; the protein is encoded by the coding sequence ATGAAAATAAAACCAATCCTTGAGCTAATTCCAGAAGTAAAAAGACCATTAAAAGGGGTTAGCTTTAAAGAAAAAATCCAGTGGACGGGTTTAGTATTAATTTTGTACTTTATATTGGGTACTATTGATATATATATGGGCGGTGCAGAAATGCCTGCAATGTTCGCATTTTGGCAGACCGTTACTGCATCAAAAATGGGTACATTAATCACGCTTGGTATCGGGCCAATTGTTACTGCCGGTATTATAATGCAGCTTTTAGTCGGATCTGAACTTATAAGTCTTGACCTTTCAAAACCAATGAATAGGGCACTTTTTCAAGGACTTCAAAAGCTTTTCGGAATATTTTTGTGTTTCCTCGAAGCCGTGATGTTTGTTGGAGCAGGGGCATTTGGAGTGGTTAATTCAACTTTAGCACTTATTTTAGTGTTACAGCTTGCACTTGGTGCGATTCTTGTTATATATCTTGATGAAATTGTTTCAAGATATGGTATAGGTTCAGGTATAGGGTTATTCATTGCAGCAGGGGTTGCCCAAACAATTTTTGTTGGTGCATTTGGTGCAGAAGGGTACCTATGGAAATTCTTTAGTGCAATGAGTGTTGGAAGTTTAGGCATTGCCTTTGAATATATATTACCCATACTGAGTACACTCTTCGTGTTCTTAGTTGTAGTTTACGTTGAAAGTATCCGGGTTGAAATTCCTCTAGCGCACGGGAGGGTTAAAGGTGCAGTTGGAAAATATCCAATAAAATTTATTTATGTTTCAAACTTACCAGTAATTTTAGCAGCGGCACTTTTTGCAAATATCCAACTTTGGGGGATGTTCTTAGATAGAATGGGCTACCCAATATTAGGTCAGTATTCAAACGGTACAGCAGTCAGTGGAATTGCGTATTACTTCTCAACACCGTACGGAATTTCAAACATAATTTCAGACCCGCTTCATGCGATATTTTACACATTGATGATGGTAATCTTTTGTATATTATTTGGTCTGTTCTGGGTTGAAACCTCAGGTCTTGATGCAAAATCAATGGCTAAAAAACTTGGAAATTTAGACATGGCAATTAAAGGATTTAGAAAGAGCCAAAAATCAATTGAACAGAGATTAAAAAGATATATCAAACCAATCACAGTAATGGGTTCTGCATTTGTAGGATTTTTAGCTGCTGCAGCAGACTTTACAGGTGCACTTGGAGGGGGTACCGGGGTTTTACTTACAGTATCAATCGTATACAGACTTTATGAACAATTGGTTCAAGAACAACTATCTGAACTTCACCCTGCAGTTGCGAAGTTTGTAGGTAAAAGGTAA
- a CDS encoding tRNA (cytidine(56)-2'-O)-methyltransferase encodes MHIEILRLGHRGERDKRISTHVALTSRAIGAKKILFTEEDKHVRESVERIVKSWGGEFKFEVLNSWKSYVKKFKDEGIVIHLTMYGENINNVMTDVKKELAKNSKPVLVIIGAEKVPREAYDLADYNLSVGNQPHSEVAALAIFLDRLTGGTALYSEYNDAKIAVTPSKFEKCVSVEKGK; translated from the coding sequence ATGCATATTGAAATCCTCAGGCTCGGCCACAGGGGAGAAAGGGATAAAAGAATATCTACTCATGTAGCCCTTACATCAAGAGCCATCGGGGCTAAAAAAATACTATTTACTGAAGAAGATAAGCATGTAAGAGAAAGTGTTGAAAGAATAGTTAAGTCATGGGGCGGAGAATTTAAATTTGAAGTTTTGAATTCATGGAAAAGCTACGTAAAAAAATTTAAAGATGAAGGAATAGTAATTCATCTAACAATGTATGGGGAAAATATTAATAACGTAATGACAGATGTTAAAAAAGAACTTGCAAAAAATAGTAAGCCCGTTTTAGTAATAATAGGTGCTGAAAAAGTACCAAGAGAAGCTTACGATCTTGCAGATTACAATTTATCTGTTGGAAACCAACCTCATTCTGAAGTTGCAGCACTTGCAATATTTTTAGACCGATTAACAGGGGGAACCGCACTATATTCGGAATATAATGATGCAAAAATAGCAGTTACTCCATCAAAATTTGAAAAGTGTGTTTCAGTTGAAAAGGGCAAATGA
- a CDS encoding 50S ribosomal protein L32e: protein MSEFKRLMRLKLKMKQKRPEFKRQDSHRFQRIGTMWRRPTGHHSGQRIQVTYRLSPVKIGFRGPALVRGLHPSGLEDIIVNNVKQLAALNPKTQGARIASAVGTRKRIEIVKKANELGIRVFNVSKQKQGEFLSL from the coding sequence ATGAGTGAATTCAAAAGATTAATGAGATTAAAACTCAAAATGAAACAAAAAAGACCTGAATTCAAAAGACAGGACTCACATAGATTCCAAAGAATTGGAACCATGTGGAGAAGACCTACTGGACATCACAGTGGACAGAGAATTCAAGTTACATACAGGCTTTCCCCTGTAAAAATAGGTTTTAGAGGGCCTGCTTTAGTTAGGGGGTTACACCCATCAGGATTAGAAGACATTATTGTTAACAACGTAAAACAGTTAGCTGCTTTAAACCCTAAAACTCAAGGTGCAAGAATTGCATCTGCAGTTGGTACAAGAAAAAGAATAGAAATTGTTAAAAAAGCTAACGAACTCGGAATCAGAGTATTCAACGTATCCAAACAAAAACAGGGAGAATTCTTAAGTTTATAA